The following coding sequences lie in one Miscanthus floridulus cultivar M001 chromosome 9, ASM1932011v1, whole genome shotgun sequence genomic window:
- the LOC136481093 gene encoding disease resistance protein Pik-2-like: MADLVFGLAKTAVNATLCMAKSAIEEEKKLKKSVQRDLMLISDEFEMMHAFLNVVSNERAKGDDDMSRTWVRQVRDMALDVEDRIECVLQLDDNKPSYWWRNLLPSCVLLPQEPGAAALGDAVAGIELLKARIEAVGPRNTRYIQIQQIGDAAACKCQCKPVAVGELLHQQALADSTTESDILFEARNSAKICPVDLVKLIVDNKEQALRVVSIWGTTGDLGTTSIIRTACDDTEIFSNFGSRAWVKVPRPFSPHEFLRRLLTQLYTNRCLQQQGSRSTADVLKKMEAMSSSSAPQGGGLLVDELMMQLGDERYLVILEDVSTMVEWDTIRAYLPDRNNGSCIVVHTQQAEIAGLCVGHSHRVCELDQFSADHSVCVFFNKDEDKGEKTTKKKAAKDWLDKFQLVGRQTDLHLIDSYAQSNAGVSSVWGIAGVGKSSLVKHLYCERIVKGQGFEKFGWVNVTHPFSLRDLLRSLLMDLYSETFQHSSISRIKDPIQECSKIVRKYRSFIVIDGLQSTEEWDLIKTALTYGPSTSHIIIITNDKSVATYCTAANQAVWNVKGLEMDEAIDLFKMKLCSDSLDRSPEVEEQAKLILHKCGGLPKVIVAIAEHVQDLPKPNLEFFSSLNSGFMKTLEAMDNPMVASLFAWVHSYFHSCPDVLKPCMFYLSIFPAKQSIRWRRLVRRWIAEGYSSDTKDSTAEETAKKLLSQLVELSIIQPLEASSSTSSFLEATTASCQVNEDGTSPVGSTWDLDRALFDSIDFSRLRSLTVFGKWRPFFVSAKMSLLRVLDLEDASGVTDKDLEQMLQTLDVRNTAVLALPSDITKLQKLRYIHAGSTTTSGDDDAMVASSKTAGEQLTKGSSTPAAAASSRQRDFTCCLSRFLFRSQLQADAGGVVVPRKIGNLSALHTLGVININSITGGELKKLTQLHKLGVCGVNRANSQELCSFVSGHGHLESLSVRLDNKANQDGCLDGVFPPPENLRSLKLHGLAGKLPVWIKDLWNLRKLNLQMAMLDQDGVDVLGNLPWLSTLSLCLKTLRQDGELHFRTDFRGLVVLEIACNSKLKVVEFNTVFGGGLGNIELLKIHCCNVTSLQFPGLELLRSIKEVYLRGSYGDELKLHLQSQIAKQEKEIEPVFKEQPNK, from the exons ATGGCAGACCTTGTGTTCGGCTTGGCCAAGACGGCGGTGAATGCGACGCTGTGTATGGCCAAGTCAGCCATTGAGGAGgagaagaagctgaagaagagcgTGCAGCGCGACCTGATGCTCATCTCGGATGAGTTCGAGATGATGCATGCCTTCCTCAACGTCGTCTCCAACGAGCGCGCCAAGGGCGACGACGATATGTCAAGGACCTGGGTGAGGCAGGTCCGCGACATGGCCCTGGACGTGGAGGACAGGATCGAGTGTGTCCTCCAGCTAGACGACAACAAGCCGAGCTACTGGTGGCGCAACCTGCTCCCGTCCTGCGTGCTGCTGCCACAGGAGCCGGGAGCAGCCGCCTTGGGCGACGCTGTCGCCGGCATAGAGCTGCTCAAGGCCAGAATCGAGGCGGTGGGCCCTAGGAACACGCGCTACATCCAGATCCAGCAGATCGGTGACGCGGCGGCGTGCAAGTGCCAGTGCAAGCCCGTTGCCGTTGGGGAGCTGCTGCATCAGCAAGCCTTGGCCGATTCAACGACTGAATCGGACATCCTCTTCGAGGCCAGGAACTCTGCCAAGATCTGCCCAGTGGATCTCGTCAAGCTGATCGTCGACAACAAAGAACAAGCCCTGCGAGTCGTATCCATCTGGGGAACAACAGGCGATCTTGGGACGACATCGATCATCAGGACGGCCTGTGACGATACAGAGATCTTCAGCAACTTCGGAAGCCGTGCTTGGGTGAAGGTGCCACGCCCCTTCAGCCCCCATGAGTTCCTGAGGAGATTGCTGACGCAGCTCTACACGAACCGTTGCCTGCAGCAGCAAGGAAGCAGAAGCACTGCGGATGTACTGAAGAAGATGGAGGcgatgtcgtcgtcgtcagcGCCACAAGGTGGTGGACTACTTGTCGATGAGCTCATGATGCAGTTGGGTGATGAGAGGTACCTggtcatccttgaagatgtttcgACCATGGTTGAGTGGGACACCATCAGGGCGTACCTACCTGACAGAAACAACGGCAGCTGCATCGTGGTGCACACCCAGCAGGCTGAGATCGCCGGCTTGTGCGTTGGACACTCGCATCGGGTATGTGAGCTGGACCAATTCTCGGCTGATCATTCGGTTTGTGTATTTTTCAACAAG GATGAGGATAAAGGTgagaagaccaccaagaagaaagctGCAAAGGACTGGTTAGACAAATTTCAACTTGTTGGCCGGCAAACAGATTTACACCTCATTGATTCATATGCGCAATCCAATGCGGGTGTGTCCTCGGTGTGGGGCATTGCTGGTGTTGGCAAATCATCTCTCGTCAAACACCTGTACTGTGAGAGAATAGTTAAGGGCCAAGGCTTTGAGAAATTTGGTTGGGTGAATGTGACCCATCCTTTCAGTTTAAGAGACCTCCTGAGGAGTTTGCTAATGGATTTGTACTCTGAAACGTTCCAACATAGCAGCATATCGAGGATCAAAGATCCAATTCAAGAGTGCAGTAAGATTGTACGTAAATACAGGAGCTTCATTGTTATTGATGGTCTGCAGTCCACGGAAGAATGGGATTTGATAAAAACTGCCTTGACATATGGGCCTTCTACAAGTCATATCATTATTATCACAAACGATAAAAGTGTTGCCACATACTGCACAGCGGCTAATCAAGCTGTGTGGAACGTCAAAGGCCTTGAGATGGATGAAGCCATTGATCTCTTCAAAATGAAG CTATGTAGTGATTCCTTGGACCGGAGCCCTGAAGTTGAAGAGCAAGCAAAACTAATCTTGCACAAGTGTGGTGGACTTCCCAAAGTGATAGTCGCTATAGCTGAGCATGTTCAGGACTTGCCGAAGCCAAACCTGGAGTTTTTTAGTTCACTGAACAGTGGATTTATGAAAACGTTGGAGGCCATGGACAACCCAATGGTCGCTAGTCTTTTTGCCTGGGTGCATTCGTACTTCCATTCCTGCCCGGACGTGCTGAAGCCGTGTATGTTCTACCTGTCAATCTTCCCCGCGAAGCAAAGCATCCGTTGGAGGCGTTTGGTGAGGCGATGGATTGCAGAGGGCTACTCCAGCGACACCAAGGACAGCACTGCAGAGGAGACAGCGAAGAAGCTGCTCTCCCAGCTTGTTGAGCTGAGCATTATCCAGCCGCTAGAAGCGTCATCGTCCACCTCGAGCTTCTTGGAAGCGACGACAGCGTCCTGCCAAGTCAATG AGGACGGCACCTCGCCTGTTGGCAGCACCTGGGACCTGGACAGAGCTTTGTTTGACAGCATCGACTTCTCACGGCTGCGGTCACTGACGGTGTTTGGGAAGTGGAGACCATTCTTCGTCTCTGCCAAGATGAGCCTGCTCCGGGTGCTGGATCTGGAAGACGCATCAGGAGTAACAGATAAAGACCTCGAGCAGATG CTCCAGACTCTTGATGTCAGAAACACCGCAGTGCTCGCGCTCCCATCAGACATCACCAAGCTACAGAAGCTGCGGTACATTCATGCAGGCTCCACCACAACATCTGGTGACGACGATGCCATGGTGGCAAGCAGCAAAACAGCAGGCGAGCAACTTACAAAGGGCTCATCAACACCTGCAGCAGCAGCTAGTAGCAGACAGCGTGACTTTACGTGCTGTCTGTCCAGGTTCTTGTTCAGAAGCCAACTGCAGGCAGATGCTGGCGGTGTTGTGGTGCCAAGGAAGATCGGGAATCTGTCAGCATTGCATACACTAGGCGTCATCAACATCAATAGTATTACAGGAGGGGAGCTCAAGAAACTCACCCAGTTGCACAAGCTCGGAGTGTGCGGCGTCAACAGGGCAAACAGCCAGGAGCTCTGCTCTTTCGTCTCGGGTCACGGCCATCTCGAATCCTTGTCGGTGCGGCTCGACAACAAGGCCAACCAAGATGGCTGCTTGGATGGCGTCTTCCCGCCTCCGGAGAACCTACGGAGCCTTAAACTGCATGGGCTGGCAGGAAAGCTGCCAGTGTGGATAAAGGATCTTTGGAACCTCAGGAAACTCAACTTACAGATGGCCATGCTGGATCAAGATGGCGTCGATGTCCTCGGCAACCTACCGTGGCTCAGCACTCTGTCTCTCTGCTTGAAGACTCTGCGTCAAGATGGCGAGCTCCATTTCCGGACGGACTTTCGTGGGCTCGTGGTGCTTGAGATCGCTTGCAACTCAAAGCTCAAGGTTGTAGAGTTCAACACTGTGTTCGGTGGTGGGCTTGGAAACATCGAGTTGCTGAAAATCCACTGCTGCAATGTGACGTCTCTACAGTTTCCTGGGCTTGAGCTTCTGCGTAGCATCAAGGAAGTCTATCTTAGAGGATCCTATGGCGACGAACTCAAGCTTCACCTGCAGAGCCAAATTGCCAAGCAGGAGAAGGAAATCGAACCTGTCTTCAAGGAGCAACCAAACAAGTAA
- the LOC136483108 gene encoding uncharacterized protein isoform X1 — protein sequence MQHLIVHLPYEARMGGPVQARWCYPIERCLKAVRKKCRNKAKIEASIAEASILEEVTNFTQLYYTENLPSVHNPLPRYNVDENESNLSLFQGQLGRSSGSTNKRLENEEWRMIMLYVFHNLPEVKSFIEEFIRVSWHQPRDPTPRQTDTLLSRGPGAGRPDFISWFKTKAQTDATMSKELRQVANGFDSKVKAYSGYDVNGYRFHTRSYERARPHRKTTNSGVCTPGTDGLEYHGIIEDIYELEFYGSKPLRLVMFKCHWFNPRLTKRSPNIGQVEIRHDSIYQGKDVFIVADQAVQVYYLSYACQGNKALQGWSIVHQVSPHGRLAVPNDEDYNFNPNTYDGEFYQEDGLQGRLVIDLTEAIGMEVDNERVDDEEGDEVQNAKDIEMLERLHLDDDDEGNIEPSDSLVYLDNFDSDDETYDPDNPNNDDYF from the exons atgcagcatttgattgtgcacctcccttatgaggcacgtatgggggggcccgtgcaggcccgttggtgctacccaatcgagagatgtctgaaggccgttcgcaaaaaatgtagaaataaagccaaaattgaggcttccattgcagaggcttccattctggaggaggtgacaaacttcacacagctatactacacggagaaccttcctagcgtgcataatccactccctcgctaCAATGTTGACGAGAATGAATCCAACCTTAGCCtcttccaagggcaactcggcaggtcaagtggatcgaccaataagaggttggaaaatgaagagtggcgcatgatcatgctatatgtgttccaCAACCTACCCGAGGTGAAGTCGTTCATTGA ggaatttattcgtgtatcctggcatcaaccaagggatcctaccccacggcaaaccgacacccttctttcacggggtccgggagcagggaggcccgatttcatttcttggttcaaaacaaAG GCCCAAACCGATGCAACTATGAGtaaggagttgagacaggttgcaaatggcttcgacagtaaggtgaaagcttattcaggttatgatgtgaatggatatcgctttcacacaagaagctacgagcgagctcggccccatcgaaaaaccacaaacagcggagtttgtactcccggcactgatggcctcgagtatcatggcataattgaagatatctatgaacttgaattttatggttcgaaacctcttcgtctcgtcatgttcaaatgccactggttcaatcctcgactaacgaaacggagccctaatattggtcaagtcgagattcgacacGATTCCATCTATCAAGgaaaagatgtctttattgtggCGGATCAGGCCGTGCaggtttattatttgtcatacgcatgccaaggcaacaaggctcttcagggttggtctattgtgcaccaggtatcgccacatggtagactagctgtcccaaacgatgaagattacaacttcaacccaaacacatatgatggagagttctatcaagaagatgggctacaagggaggttggtgatagacttaaccgaggcgattggaatggaagtagacaatgaaagggttgatgacgaggaaggagatgaggtgcaaaatgccaaggacatagaaatgcttgagcgattacatttagatgatgacgatgaaggcaacattgaaccttcggacagtcttgtttatttggacaattttgatagtgatgacgagacatatgatccagataatcccaataatgatgattacttctaa
- the LOC136483108 gene encoding uncharacterized protein isoform X2 — MQHLIVHLPYEARMGGPVQARWCYPIERCLKAVRKKCRNKAKIEASIAEASILEEVTNFTQLYYTENLPSVHNPLPRYNVDENESNLSLFQGQLGRSSGSTNKRLENEEWRMIMLYVFHNLPEVKSFIEDPTPRQTDTLLSRGPGAGRPDFISWFKTKAQTDATMSKELRQVANGFDSKVKAYSGYDVNGYRFHTRSYERARPHRKTTNSGVCTPGTDGLEYHGIIEDIYELEFYGSKPLRLVMFKCHWFNPRLTKRSPNIGQVEIRHDSIYQGKDVFIVADQAVQVYYLSYACQGNKALQGWSIVHQVSPHGRLAVPNDEDYNFNPNTYDGEFYQEDGLQGRLVIDLTEAIGMEVDNERVDDEEGDEVQNAKDIEMLERLHLDDDDEGNIEPSDSLVYLDNFDSDDETYDPDNPNNDDYF, encoded by the exons atgcagcatttgattgtgcacctcccttatgaggcacgtatgggggggcccgtgcaggcccgttggtgctacccaatcgagagatgtctgaaggccgttcgcaaaaaatgtagaaataaagccaaaattgaggcttccattgcagaggcttccattctggaggaggtgacaaacttcacacagctatactacacggagaaccttcctagcgtgcataatccactccctcgctaCAATGTTGACGAGAATGAATCCAACCTTAGCCtcttccaagggcaactcggcaggtcaagtggatcgaccaataagaggttggaaaatgaagagtggcgcatgatcatgctatatgtgttccaCAACCTACCCGAGGTGAAGTCGTTCATTGA ggatcctaccccacggcaaaccgacacccttctttcacggggtccgggagcagggaggcccgatttcatttcttggttcaaaacaaAG GCCCAAACCGATGCAACTATGAGtaaggagttgagacaggttgcaaatggcttcgacagtaaggtgaaagcttattcaggttatgatgtgaatggatatcgctttcacacaagaagctacgagcgagctcggccccatcgaaaaaccacaaacagcggagtttgtactcccggcactgatggcctcgagtatcatggcataattgaagatatctatgaacttgaattttatggttcgaaacctcttcgtctcgtcatgttcaaatgccactggttcaatcctcgactaacgaaacggagccctaatattggtcaagtcgagattcgacacGATTCCATCTATCAAGgaaaagatgtctttattgtggCGGATCAGGCCGTGCaggtttattatttgtcatacgcatgccaaggcaacaaggctcttcagggttggtctattgtgcaccaggtatcgccacatggtagactagctgtcccaaacgatgaagattacaacttcaacccaaacacatatgatggagagttctatcaagaagatgggctacaagggaggttggtgatagacttaaccgaggcgattggaatggaagtagacaatgaaagggttgatgacgaggaaggagatgaggtgcaaaatgccaaggacatagaaatgcttgagcgattacatttagatgatgacgatgaaggcaacattgaaccttcggacagtcttgtttatttggacaattttgatagtgatgacgagacatatgatccagataatcccaataatgatgattacttctaa